Proteins from a genomic interval of Zingiber officinale cultivar Zhangliang chromosome 2A, Zo_v1.1, whole genome shotgun sequence:
- the LOC122043768 gene encoding protein RMD5 homolog — MELDLIQDAFDRVSKKQKLSSSKTQELVRQIEHEIEQAITKMQSTENATSCPELKQILADLKNKLNEFSPMNQLETLQKDLNITLGKYVKVTEKSFNPDISKAYRNVDFDPHIVNQIIASHFYRQGLFDLGDCFISEANEPEAAALKTPFLEMYGILESMRRRNLELALNWASSHSEWLAQNGSNLELKLHQLQFVEILQNDSVQNALSYVRKHLAPNASAHKVEIPKLMGCLVWSGKLHKSPYADLLSPNHWEKLADEFMQQFCSCLGQSYQSPLSIAIAAGIHGLPTLLKLESVMAVKKQEWQAMKQLPVPIDLSKDFQFHSIFVCPVLREQGSDENPPMLMPCGHVLSKQSIVKLSKSSTRPFKCPYCPLEASVAQCRQLHF, encoded by the coding sequence ATGGAACTAGATTTGATACAGGATGCGTTTGATCGAGTTTCTAAGAAacagaagctttcttcttctaaGACGCAGGAACTAGTCCGCCAAATTGAGCACGAGATTGAACAGGCAATCACGAAGATGCAGTCGACTGAGAATGCTACCAGTTGCCCGGAACTGAAACAAATACTGGCTGATCTGAAGAATAAACTCAATGAGTTTTCCCCAATGAACCAACTGGAAACTCTTCAAAAGGATCTGAACATCACACTTGGTAAATACGTCAAAGTGACTGAGAAAAGTTTCAATCCGGACATATCTAAAGCCTATCGAAATGTCGACTTTGATCCCCATATAGTAAATCAGATTATTGCGAGCCACTTCTATAGGCAGGGATTATTTGATCTGGGAGACTGCTTTATTAGCGAGGCAAATGAACCAGAAGCTGCAGCCCTGAAAACTCCTTTCCTTGAAATGTATGGGATACTCGAGTCAATGAGGCGCAGAAACCTCGAACTCGCTCTTAATTGGGCTTCCAGCCATAGCGAATGGCTAGCACAGAACGGATCCAATCTCGAACTGAAGCTTCATCAGCTGCAGTTTGTGGAGATACTGCAGAATGACAGCGTACAGAATGCACTTAGTTATGTCAGGAAGCATTTGGCTCCGAATGCGTCGGCACACAAGGTCGAGATCCCAAAGCTGATGGGCTGTCTAGTATGGTCCGGGAAGCTCCACAAATCCCCTTATGCAGACCTATTATCTCCAAACCATTGGGAGAAATTGGCCGACGAATTCATGCAGCAATTTTGTAGTTGTTTGGGTCAGTCCTATCAAAGTCCACTTAGCATAGCAATCGCAGCAGGCATCCATGGACTTCCAACACTTCTGAAGCTCGAAAGCGTGATGGCAGTCAAGAAACAGGAGTGGCAGGCAATGAAGCAGCTCCCAGTTCCTATCGACCTCAGCAAAGACTTTCAGTTTCACTCTATCTTCGTTTGCCCAGTGCTAAGGGAACAAGGAAGCGACGAAAACCCTCCAATGCTGATGCCTTGCGGTCACGTTCTCTCCAAGCAATCGATCGTGAAGCTCTCAAAGAGCAGCACGCGGCCTTTCAAATGCCCTTACTGCCCACTGGAGGCAAGTGTGGCACAATGCAGGCAACTACACTTCTAG